From the Lathyrus oleraceus cultivar Zhongwan6 chromosome 4, CAAS_Psat_ZW6_1.0, whole genome shotgun sequence genome, one window contains:
- the LOC127137310 gene encoding uncharacterized protein LOC127137310, translating into MFQRENPPTFLGRYDPEGALAWLKEIERIFRVMDCTLVQKIRYGTHKLSGEADDWWVDTRLRLETAGEEITWEGFRRGFLRKYYPEDVRGKKEIEFLELKQGNLSVTEYAAKFTELAKFYPHYDGANAEFSKCIKFENGLRPEIKKAVGYQKIRVFADLIDSCRIFEEDNNAHYKILSEKRGRGQHNRGKPYETSVGKGK; encoded by the coding sequence ATGTTTCAGAGGGAGAACCCGCCTACTTTTCTGGGTAGGTATGATCCTGAAGGAGCCTTGGcttggttgaaggagattgaaagaatcttcagagtaatGGATTGCACTCTTGTGCAAAAGATCCGTTATGGAACTCATAAGCTGTCAGGTGAAGCCGATGATTGGTGGGTGGACACTCGTCTAAGGTTGGAAACTGCGGGCGAGGAGATTACTTGGGAAGGGTTTCGTAGAggatttctgaggaagtattatccagaAGATGTGCGAGGAAAGAAAGAGATTGAATTCCTCGAGTTGAAGCAAGGGAACTTGTCAGTcacggagtatgctgctaagttcactgAATTGGCTAAGTTCTATCCTCACTATGATGGAGCCAATGCCGAATTCTCtaagtgcatcaagtttgaaaatggattgcgTCCGGAAATTAAGAAAGCTGTGGGATATCAAAAGATTCGCGTCTTTGCGGATCTGATTGATAGTTGTAGAATCTTTGAAGAGGACAACAATGCACACTATAAGATCTTGTCTGAGAAGAGAGGAAGGGGCCAACACAACCGTGGTAAGCCATATGAAACTTCGGTTGGAAAAGGGAAATAG